A single window of Myripristis murdjan chromosome 21, fMyrMur1.1, whole genome shotgun sequence DNA harbors:
- the ecrg4a gene encoding augurin-A has protein sequence MASRQLCLRLMGLTVLLTVLALRDVSSESSLHKILKKRDVAGAGTAPSKSAVAVTPSKAKEFLAKLSRSKRNIWDRSRPDVQQWIMQFMYMGFDEQRLETDLSYWMDHARSTDHGRQHHYDENSPIGPRDSGSYRHGANVNYDYY, from the exons ATGGCTTCTCGGCAGCTCTGCTTGAGGTTAATGGGGCTCACTGTATTGCTGACAGTGCTTGCCCTTAGAG ATGTTTCCAGTGAAAGCAGCCTTCACAAGATCCTCAAGAAAAGAGACG TGGCAGGAGCTGGTACTGCTCCCTCAAAGTCTGCTGTGGCTGTCACTCCCTCCAAGGCCAAAGAGTTCCTGGCAAAGCTGAGCAGGAGCAAGAGGAACATCTGGGACCGCAGCAGACCAGACGTGCAGCAGTGGATTATGCAGTTTATGTACATGGGCTTTGACGAGCAG AGGCTGGAGACGGACCTGTCTTACTGGATGGACCATGCGCGCTCCACTGACCACGGGCGTCAGCACCACTATGACGAAAACTCCCCCATCGGCCCCCGGGATTCTGGCTCTTACAGACATGGAGCTAATGTCAACTATGACTACTATTAA
- the nck2a gene encoding cytoplasmic protein NCK2a has protein sequence MTEEVIVVAKWDYTAQQDQELDIRKNERLFLLDDSKTWWRVRNTSNQTGYVPSNYVERKNSLKKGSLVKNIKDTLGLGKTRRKTSARDASPTPSSDTEYPSNGSGGGGGGGGGAERIYDLNIPAVVKFAYTAEREDELTLVKGSRVVVMEKCSDGWWRGSQAGRVGWFPSNYVQEELGGGDDRGEGDASRGHYGSSQGTALANGRAGGRGRVLHLVQTLYPFSSVTEEELNFEKGEVMEVVEKPENDPEWWKCKNSRGLVGLVPKNYVMVLNEGQGLPSSTPSSPQIRSVAPARSGKFAGRDWYYGNITRHQAECILNERGEEGDFLVRDSESSPSDFSVSLKAVGKNKHFKVQLQDGVYCIGQRRFSSMDELVEHYKKAPIFTSEQGDKLYLVKALL, from the exons atgacagaggaggtgaTTGTTGTAGCCAAGTGGGACTACACGGCCCAGCAGGACCAGGAACTTGACATCCGTAAAAACGAGCGTCTCTTCCTGCTGGACGACTCGAAGACCTGGTGGCGCGTTCGTAACACCTCCAACCAAACGGGCTACGTTCCATCCAACTATGTCGAGCGCAAGAACAGCCTGAAGAAAGGCTCGCTGGTGAAAAACATCAAAGACACACTAG GCTTGGGAAAAACTAGGAGGAAGACAAGCGCCCGTGATGCCTCCCCAACGCCAAGCTCAGACACAGAGTACCCCTCCAACGGCagcgggggaggaggagggggaggagggggagcggAGAGAATCTACGacctcaacatcccagctgtgGTCAAGTTTGCCTACACAGCGGAGAGGGAGGACGAGCTGACCCTGGTCAAGGGCTCTAGGGTCGTCGTGATGGAGAAGTGCAGCGACGGCTGGTGGCGGGGAAGCCAGGCAGGCCGTGTGGGCTGGTTTCCCTCCAACTACGTCCAGGAGGAACTAGGAGGAGGCGATGACAGGGGGGAGGGAGATGCCTCACGAGGCCACTATGGGAGCTCTCAGGGGACAGCGTTGGCTAATGGGCGCGCAGGGGGCCGTGGCAGAGTGCTCCACCTGGTTCAAACACTCTACCCCTTCAGCTCcgtgacagaggaggagctgaactTTGAGAAGGGAGAGGTGATGGAGGTGGTGGAAAAGCCCGAGAACGACCCCGAATGGTGGAAGTGCAAAAACTCGCGTGGCCTGGTGGGCCTGGTGCCTAAGAACTATGTGATGGTGCTGAATGAGGGGCAAGGCCTGCCCTCCTCCACGCCCAGCTCCCCGCAGATCCGCTCTGTGGCACCGGCACGCTCAGGGAAGTTCGCCGGGAGGGACTGGTACTATGGCAACATCACCAGACACCAGGCTGAGTGTATCCTCaacgagagaggagaggaaggtgaCTTCCTCGTACGAGACAGCGAGTCATCG CCCAGtgatttctctgtctctctgaaggCGGTGGGTAAGAATAAGCACTTTAAAGTGCAGCTGCAGGATGGAGTGTATTGCATCGGCCAGCGCAGGTTCAGCTCCATGGATGAACTAGTGGAGCACTACAAGAAAGCCCCCATTTTCACCAGTGAACAAGGAGACAAGCTGTACTTGGTCAAAGCGCTGCTGTGA